Below is a genomic region from Terriglobia bacterium.
CTCGAGTGCGATTACATGACCGGCGAATATATGTATAAGAATCGATTCGCGGACAGGATGGTTCCCCTGTATGAGGTTCGGGCGACGCCGGAGCAATTGCGCGCCGCAGCAGGCGAAATTCTCAGGCATTCCGAATCACTCGCCGCGTGAACCGCAGGCGAATTTCCGAGCGCGAGTTCAGGCGGCGCGGCGCTCGGGGGTGTCGGACTGCCTGTGCTTCTTCTTGTAGTGCTTGAAGTGCCACCAGGCCGCTAGTCCGCCGGCAATGCCAAGTCCTATCAGTGTGTAGAGGGCCGGCTGGTAGTACTGCGAGAAGAATTGGAAGAGGCTCTTTCCGTAGATCTTTGTGATCCACGCGACAATGGTGAAGCGGACGATGCGACCGGACGAGTACGAGAGCAGGAAGAGATGACGTGGATACTGCATCACTCCGGCGCTGGCAATAAAAGGGACGATGGGGAAGGGTGGCGGAAGAATGGTTCCGATGAACACCGACCAGAAACCCCACCGATCGAAGACGCGGTAAGCCTTGTCAGCGCGTTTCTTCCCGATCCTCTTCTCAAGAGCTTCTTTGCCTTCCTTCATTGAAATGCGGTAGGTCACGTATGCGCCGACGGTGCTTCCGGCGGTTGCCATCAGAACGTAGTACCACCACAGCTCAGGCTTGGATGCGACGAAGAAGATAAGCAGGGCGTCCATGCTGCCGGGCAGGGGAATGATGGACTGGTCCACAAGGCCGACGGCGAGGAACGCGAGCGGCCCAAACCTTCGCACGTAATTTAGGAAAGACGCGAGTAGAAGCAGGGTCGGGGCCATAGAGGTCCTGCGAGATTAGAAGCAGAACTTCGGCGAGATGTCGCATCAGCGCGTAGATCGGGCGAGATCTGGCGCGCCTTCGCGGCCGGGGCCGGCGTTGTCCATAGTTCGCCTGGGGTGACAGGTGTGGGCTATGGAGCGTCGGGTTTTCGGACTGCTACTGACCCGCGCGGAGAGTCTCGGTCACTGTAACCTTGGAACCCCAGTCGACGACGATGACCTTCTTTTGTGTCTTGTAGCCGGGCAACTGGAAAATGAGTTCGTAGCCGCCGGGGTTCAGCATGATCTCGGTCGGGGTCGTCTTGGGCGCTGCCTGCCCATTGACGAGAACAGTGGCGCCGGTTGGTTCTGTGCGAATAGTGACACGTCCCATGTCTTTGTCGCCGCGGCCCATGCCAAACAAGCCCTTCTTCGCGGTCTTGATATCGACTGTCCGACCCATGGGAATCAGGTCGGGCGAAATCGAGTGGGTCTGACCATCCGCCATGGCGACGGGAATGCTGGCTTCCAGATAGCCCGGGAACCTCAGAGTAACTGTATGTTGGCCATGTATGACGATAAACTGCGCCGGTGTGGTCTTGCCGGTGTCGCGGCCGTCGATTGCGATATGCGCGCCGGATGGCGTGCTGGCGATGCTGAGCGTTCCGCCCTGGAGCGCAAGGCGCGTCATGATGGTGGCTCGAGAACCGGCGGTGACATCCGTTGCGAGCGATTGCGACTGGTATCCCGGCTTGTTGAAGGTGACGGTGTGGTGACCGGGAACGAGTTGCGAGACCGTAAATGGCGTGACGAAGCTTGGATCGGAGCGACCGTCCAGTATGAATGATGCACCTGCAGGATCGGAGTTCACGGCGAGCTCGCCCACTGTGGGTGGCGGGGGCGGAAGGACAAGAGTCTTGATCTTAGCTTTGCGAACCGGCTTGGCATGGCCGCTCTTGTCGTAGGTGCGGACGACCACGTCGGGACCGCTCGACTCTTCCTCGGCGGATGAATCTGCGGCAGATTCCGGCGTGGGCTGAACCGCGGGTTGCTCAGGCTGCGCAGACTGGGCCTGCGTGGTATCGGTTGCCAGCTTCGTAACCGGTGCCTTGTCAGTGATGAGCGTCGGGATGATGAATTTCCACGCGAACAGGACGATGACAACTCCGGCGAGCACCAGCGCGGCGGTGAGCGGCGGAATCTTGTTG
It encodes:
- a CDS encoding VTT domain-containing protein — encoded protein: MAPTLLLLASFLNYVRRFGPLAFLAVGLVDQSIIPLPGSMDALLIFFVASKPELWWYYVLMATAGSTVGAYVTYRISMKEGKEALEKRIGKKRADKAYRVFDRWGFWSVFIGTILPPPFPIVPFIASAGVMQYPRHLFLLSYSSGRIVRFTIVAWITKIYGKSLFQFFSQYYQPALYTLIGLGIAGGLAAWWHFKHYKKKHRQSDTPERRAA